From Verrucomicrobiia bacterium, the proteins below share one genomic window:
- a CDS encoding ATPase, T2SS/T4P/T4SS family, translating to MQEQINHGFNGGTTGESAPEVLEDIVRRAEKASASDIHLQMMGRTAQLSFRLDGVMVPVSSLAEPLADRVFGRIKFLARLKTYQESLPQEGRIDKSALNSRNEIRVATYPTVTGEKIVLRLFEASSEKSFADLRMPPGVCAELERFLRQMSGLLLLTGPAGSGKTTTIYACLRHLAKSGGRHVITVEDPVEQIVPGIMQTEVNEARGLTFAVAARHLLRQDPQVLVIGEIRDEETANISIRAALTGHLVIATLHAGSCRGVFERLQLLCPDHSATASAVELVMNQRLVRRVCNSCKGAGCIACLKTGYQGRIPLVEWLRVDQTLRDAIRRKEVERISPQQSLESSVRELLRSGATNEAEYERIFGL from the coding sequence ATGCAGGAGCAAATTAATCACGGGTTCAATGGCGGAACGACGGGGGAATCCGCGCCGGAGGTTTTGGAGGACATCGTCCGCCGGGCTGAAAAAGCCTCAGCCAGCGATATTCATTTGCAAATGATGGGCCGCACCGCTCAGTTGTCCTTCCGTCTCGATGGGGTGATGGTTCCGGTAAGTTCGCTGGCCGAGCCGCTGGCGGACCGGGTCTTTGGCCGGATCAAATTTCTCGCACGGCTTAAAACCTATCAGGAGTCCCTGCCGCAGGAAGGCCGCATAGACAAGTCGGCCTTGAATTCTCGTAATGAGATTCGCGTCGCCACTTATCCGACTGTCACCGGGGAAAAGATCGTTTTGCGCCTGTTCGAGGCTTCGAGTGAAAAATCGTTTGCGGATTTGCGCATGCCGCCGGGCGTTTGCGCGGAACTCGAACGCTTTCTCAGGCAGATGTCCGGGCTGTTGCTGCTGACGGGGCCGGCGGGCAGCGGAAAGACCACGACCATTTACGCGTGCCTGCGCCACCTGGCAAAGAGCGGCGGACGGCATGTCATCACGGTTGAAGATCCGGTGGAGCAAATCGTTCCCGGCATCATGCAGACCGAGGTCAATGAAGCGCGCGGGCTGACGTTCGCGGTCGCCGCGCGGCATCTACTCCGGCAGGACCCGCAGGTTCTCGTCATCGGCGAAATTCGTGACGAAGAAACCGCGAACATCTCCATCCGCGCGGCGCTCACCGGGCATCTGGTCATCGCCACGCTGCACGCGGGTTCCTGTCGCGGGGTGTTTGAACGGCTTCAACTTCTTTGCCCCGACCATTCCGCAACGGCGTCCGCCGTGGAATTGGTCATGAATCAACGGCTCGTTCGGCGCGTTTGCAATTCCTGTAAGGGCGCGGGTTGCATTGCTTGTTTGAAGACGGGTTATCAAGGGCGGATTCCATTGGTGGAATGGCTGCGAGTGGACCAAACCTTGCGCGATGCGATCCGCCGGAAAGAAGTTGAACGGATTTCGCCACAACAATCCCTTGAATCGTCGGTGCGCGAACTCCTGCGTTCCGGGGCCACCAACGAAGCAGAGTACGAAAGAATTTTTGGATTATGA
- a CDS encoding type II secretion system F family protein, whose amino-acid sequence MKYDEFAFFNQQLAAMLREGIPLEGALAQLCVNLRDGELRREVESLQADLQSGTPIKQALALRKLPDLYVEMVKVGVDGNDLPGMLLMLADYYQRVDSTWTRLKGLMVYPFIVLVTSFGLSCFFTYFAYHLIDSGFSGMMGVPTPPRIFIGMWIPPMVIGTLLLAAIIMISVPMWRRKLRWRLPGFKEAKLAQVATAMGLMLKNGGNLGDALGLVEQMERNTIASGELARWHAQLANGRGQFSEMAAAGPAFPPLFLWMVSNAGEDLSAGFRRAAEIYHARALHRIDLFLYAALPTAILGLGGMICLQIFPVIRNFLVILGALSS is encoded by the coding sequence ATGAAATACGACGAATTTGCGTTTTTCAACCAGCAACTGGCCGCGATGTTGCGAGAAGGCATTCCGCTCGAGGGCGCGCTGGCGCAACTGTGCGTGAACCTGCGCGATGGTGAATTGCGCCGCGAGGTTGAAAGTCTCCAAGCCGATTTGCAGAGCGGCACACCGATCAAACAGGCGCTGGCGTTGCGCAAGCTGCCGGATTTATATGTGGAGATGGTAAAGGTGGGCGTGGATGGCAATGACCTGCCGGGAATGTTGTTGATGCTGGCGGATTATTATCAGCGTGTGGATTCGACGTGGACGCGCCTCAAGGGATTGATGGTTTATCCATTCATTGTGCTCGTCACCAGCTTTGGGCTTTCGTGCTTTTTTACTTATTTCGCCTATCACCTGATTGATTCGGGATTTTCCGGAATGATGGGAGTGCCCACGCCTCCGAGAATTTTCATCGGCATGTGGATTCCACCGATGGTGATTGGGACGTTATTACTGGCGGCAATCATCATGATTTCTGTCCCGATGTGGCGGCGCAAATTGCGCTGGCGGCTTCCCGGTTTCAAGGAGGCAAAGCTCGCGCAGGTCGCGACCGCGATGGGACTGATGCTCAAGAACGGCGGCAATCTCGGCGACGCTCTCGGCTTGGTCGAGCAAATGGAGCGAAACACTATCGCCAGTGGCGAGCTTGCGCGCTGGCATGCGCAACTTGCGAATGGGCGCGGACAATTTTCTGAAATGGCGGCGGCCGGCCCGGCGTTCCCGCCGTTGTTTTTGTGGATGGTGTCTAACGCGGGCGAAGATCTCAGCGCGGGTTTTCGCCGGGCTGCGGAAATTTATCATGCGCGAGCCCTGCATCGGATTGATTTGTTTCTCTATGCGGCATTGCCCACGGCCATTCTTGGATTGGGTGGAATGATTTGCCTACAAATTTTTCCGGTGATTAGAAATTTTCTGGTGATCCTTGGAGCGCTGAGTAGTTGA
- a CDS encoding type II secretion system F family protein, translating into MNNLLALLIWLILGLGPFCLVLWMGYTFVSARLKRQERSRLFLSLLETGLVQGRAIEQTIISVSESRDNSMGIHFHLLAFHLKDGLPLGEALKRVPQLLSPQIAEILQTGLKIGDVRKVFPACRQLSRDAVSQTRGAINYLVMVGFVGFPVNIVLLTILQIYVLPPFVYVLQEMGGTPPTVLIWFIVHKVLIGILQGLLFVLVWIAVLIYIDGARMASWLNKWCGPITHRIIYALPWRRKRLQRDFSSMLAILLDAGMPEAEALAAAADCTANRIFQERAQGAIHALQNGATLADAVQMVDDSGEFRWRLTNALHAHDGFLKAIAGWNESLDAKAFQQEQATAQAVTTGIVMLNGVIVGCIVVSVFSVLISIINAGVLW; encoded by the coding sequence ATGAATAACCTGCTAGCGCTTTTAATCTGGCTGATCCTGGGGCTGGGGCCGTTTTGCCTGGTCCTCTGGATGGGCTACACCTTTGTGAGCGCGCGATTGAAACGCCAGGAGCGTTCGCGGCTGTTTTTGAGTTTGCTCGAGACGGGACTGGTGCAGGGGCGCGCGATCGAGCAAACGATTATTTCCGTCTCCGAAAGCCGGGATAATTCGATGGGCATTCATTTTCATTTGCTCGCGTTCCATCTCAAGGACGGATTGCCGCTTGGGGAAGCGTTAAAAAGAGTCCCGCAACTTCTGTCGCCACAAATCGCGGAGATATTGCAAACGGGATTGAAGATCGGCGACGTCAGGAAAGTTTTTCCCGCGTGCCGCCAACTGTCCAGGGATGCCGTATCGCAAACGCGTGGCGCGATCAATTATCTGGTGATGGTGGGGTTCGTCGGATTCCCGGTAAACATTGTGCTGCTGACCATCCTCCAGATTTATGTGCTGCCACCTTTCGTGTATGTCCTGCAAGAAATGGGCGGGACGCCGCCGACGGTTTTGATATGGTTCATTGTTCACAAGGTATTGATTGGAATCCTCCAGGGATTGTTGTTCGTGCTCGTCTGGATCGCGGTGCTGATCTATATAGATGGCGCGCGGATGGCTTCGTGGTTGAATAAATGGTGTGGGCCGATCACGCATCGCATCATCTACGCACTTCCCTGGCGGAGAAAACGGCTGCAGCGGGATTTTTCCTCGATGCTGGCGATCCTTCTGGATGCCGGAATGCCCGAAGCCGAAGCGCTCGCGGCTGCCGCGGATTGCACGGCCAATCGGATTTTTCAGGAGCGCGCCCAAGGGGCCATCCACGCATTGCAAAATGGGGCGACGCTTGCCGACGCGGTGCAAATGGTGGATGACAGCGGCGAATTCCGCTGGCGATTGACGAATGCCTTGCACGCGCATGACGGATTTTTAAAAGCGATCGCGGGCTGGAATGAATCGCTAGATGCGAAGGCGTTTCAACAGGAGCAAGCAACAGCGCAAGCGGTCACCACGGGCATTGTAATGCTCAACGGCGTGATTGTCGGCTGCATTGTGGTGAGTGTTTTCTCCGTCCTCATTTCAATCATCAATGCAGGGGTGTTATGGTGA
- a CDS encoding type II secretion system protein, producing MKRFIQRKAGASLLELLCVIAIIAILSSFYLPTIARAFLRVKKFLAGW from the coding sequence ATGAAACGATTCATTCAACGCAAAGCCGGGGCGAGCTTGTTGGAATTGCTGTGCGTCATCGCGATCATCGCGATTCTCAGCTCGTTTTATTTGCCAACAATCGCGCGCGCGTTCTTGCGCGTCAAAAAATTTCTCGCCGGTTGGTGA
- a CDS encoding immunoglobulin domain-containing protein: MRTNKSLLSYFAIVLAIVCFGVQLAQATVSVVVQPQNPTIDAGTNITFLAQTSVTGGETITGYAWRMSPDDLPPFNSIPGATNATFTINSAQATNSGYYFVAVTYSSGGTNGLQAVSTVSQLIVRDIAHVIVQPVANTIAITGTNVVLSITASGATPINYQWRLNSGNLSDNGRITGSTANVLSIANALTTDSGNYDVVVANAFGSSTSHVAVVNVYAPPFVSVPPVDTAVIVSNTAVLSVVPGGSAPFTFQWFDGNTPLTDGSRISGSTNSTLTIQNARTNDDGNYSVVFSNPVGTATSAPVTLTVLIPPLITSATNVQGQQGVAFNFTLTATGSAPITFGVDSLPDGLTLGTNGLISGVPTVSGVFDTTVYATNPAITVSSNLEITLVSGVPGITSSLTNSGQQGKVFTYKITASNNPISFSAVGLPPGINLDPVSGTISGPSLVSGIYLVTIGASNPYGADSKVLTLKLASDIPGITSALTATGVENATNFTYTIKGSNAPTMFNAIGLPLGLTVNTNTGVISGPLFEGGTNKVLILAANAYGVGSNVLTLAISYAKISNLTIANVTANYSVPYLLDFTFSLQDGTNAVVRPPEQLTVQCFEGDIIQTNPVPIPTETAFIVNRSITSSSSVKQLKTMFVLDYSFSMFVSPGAISNMQVSVENLIDEEPPMAQFGVVEFSADYVAPMLVTNFTADKAALAEAINGIQTNFVQGNYGGTRFYDALTNALAQFTAATPTEDRYLITMSDGNDDSSLFASPTNTMTTGQVIAAMAKKLGVKIYCVGFGPNANTNVLMELASDTGGHYYSALSGATLSAQFGLLLKDLNSQYLLRWATLQRTGVGFQPMFTVSIGGSTADFNTDFNFVPFSTNVDTNMMPPVTNITFTNMNVPPISNFVATSWAGDVKMGSLLLVPDALTNASQFVLHAFYVPRFVRELQFHYRANYPTVPTLLSTNIGDPLNGWSLSQTNDGAGGEWLTIASPNTNDPSTSLPYGIMGDLVSFQFNPEAVTNASLAFSEFDVDNTIYSNLPPNGQTFNLTNGMNFITNYPPTPPFGTPVPWLLSYFPGATNLTDLEVTNVNGNGLPVWQDYIAGLNPLDPNAKFFLSPIVSPQAGVPMLTFPTALGRTYRVDSAVVPGAWTPLLDGIIGTGGLITIPDNRNLSGVGSLYYRVAVSYHP, translated from the coding sequence ATGAGAACCAATAAATCCCTTCTGTCGTATTTCGCCATTGTCCTCGCGATCGTTTGTTTCGGCGTTCAACTCGCTCAGGCGACCGTCAGCGTCGTCGTTCAGCCTCAAAATCCAACCATTGATGCGGGCACGAACATCACTTTTCTCGCGCAAACTTCCGTGACCGGCGGCGAGACCATCACCGGCTATGCGTGGCGCATGTCGCCCGATGATCTTCCTCCGTTTAATTCCATTCCCGGCGCGACCAATGCGACTTTCACGATCAATAGCGCGCAAGCCACGAATTCCGGCTATTATTTTGTGGCCGTGACCTACAGTTCTGGCGGCACGAATGGATTGCAGGCGGTCAGCACGGTTTCGCAACTCATCGTTCGCGACATTGCGCACGTCATCGTCCAGCCGGTCGCCAACACGATCGCCATCACGGGCACGAATGTGGTATTGAGCATCACGGCGAGCGGCGCGACGCCGATTAATTATCAATGGCGGTTGAATTCCGGCAATTTGTCGGATAACGGACGCATCACCGGTTCCACGGCGAATGTATTGTCCATCGCCAATGCACTGACAACCGATTCCGGCAATTATGATGTGGTGGTGGCCAATGCGTTCGGTTCGAGCACGAGTCATGTCGCCGTGGTAAATGTGTATGCGCCGCCGTTCGTGAGTGTTCCGCCGGTGGATACGGCGGTGATCGTCAGCAATACCGCCGTCCTCTCCGTGGTTCCCGGCGGTTCCGCGCCGTTCACATTTCAATGGTTCGATGGCAATACGCCGCTGACCGACGGCAGCCGTATTTCCGGCTCCACAAACAGCACGCTCACCATCCAGAATGCACGGACGAATGACGACGGCAATTATAGCGTGGTCTTCTCCAATCCGGTTGGCACCGCCACGAGCGCACCGGTGACTTTGACGGTTTTGATTCCTCCCTTGATCACCAGCGCGACGAATGTCCAGGGACAGCAAGGCGTCGCGTTCAATTTCACACTGACGGCCACGGGCTCGGCGCCGATTACGTTTGGCGTGGACAGTTTGCCGGATGGACTAACCTTGGGAACGAACGGTCTCATCTCCGGCGTGCCGACGGTATCGGGTGTTTTTGACACGACCGTTTATGCCACGAACCCGGCGATCACGGTTTCGTCCAATCTCGAAATCACGCTGGTCAGCGGCGTGCCGGGCATCACCAGTTCGCTGACCAACAGCGGCCAGCAGGGAAAAGTTTTCACCTATAAAATCACCGCCAGCAATAATCCCATTTCCTTTAGCGCGGTGGGTTTGCCGCCGGGAATCAATCTCGACCCGGTCAGCGGAACCATTTCCGGGCCGTCACTTGTGAGCGGTATATATTTGGTCACGATCGGCGCGTCGAACCCCTACGGCGCCGACAGCAAAGTGCTCACGCTCAAACTGGCTTCGGACATTCCGGGCATCACCAGTGCGCTGACCGCCACCGGAGTGGAGAACGCGACCAATTTTACTTATACCATCAAGGGCAGTAACGCGCCCACGATGTTCAACGCCATCGGCCTGCCGCTCGGCTTGACCGTGAACACGAACACCGGCGTCATCAGCGGGCCGTTGTTTGAGGGCGGCACGAACAAAGTCCTGATCCTGGCGGCCAATGCCTACGGCGTCGGTTCCAACGTGCTCACGCTCGCGATTTCCTATGCGAAGATCTCGAATCTCACCATCGCCAACGTCACGGCGAATTATTCCGTGCCGTATCTGCTCGATTTCACTTTCTCGTTGCAGGACGGGACCAACGCCGTAGTGCGCCCGCCCGAACAACTCACCGTGCAATGTTTTGAAGGCGACATCATTCAAACCAACCCGGTGCCGATTCCGACGGAGACGGCGTTCATCGTCAATCGCTCCATCACCTCGAGTTCGAGCGTGAAGCAGTTGAAGACTATGTTCGTGCTGGATTACAGCTTCAGCATGTTCGTGAGCCCGGGCGCGATTTCCAACATGCAGGTATCGGTGGAAAATCTGATTGATGAAGAACCGCCTATGGCGCAATTCGGCGTGGTGGAATTCAGCGCCGATTATGTCGCGCCGATGCTCGTGACCAACTTCACGGCGGACAAAGCCGCGCTCGCGGAAGCCATCAACGGCATCCAAACCAATTTCGTGCAGGGTAATTACGGCGGCACTCGGTTCTACGATGCTCTCACGAATGCGCTCGCGCAGTTCACCGCCGCGACTCCGACAGAAGACCGTTACCTCATCACCATGTCGGACGGCAACGACGATTCGAGCCTGTTTGCTTCGCCGACGAACACCATGACGACCGGCCAGGTGATCGCCGCAATGGCGAAGAAGCTCGGCGTGAAAATTTATTGCGTCGGCTTCGGCCCGAATGCGAACACCAATGTGCTGATGGAATTGGCGTCGGACACGGGCGGCCATTATTACAGCGCGCTTTCCGGAGCGACTTTGTCGGCACAATTTGGCCTGCTGCTCAAGGACCTCAATTCGCAATACCTATTGCGTTGGGCGACGCTTCAACGCACCGGCGTCGGCTTCCAGCCCATGTTCACCGTTTCCATCGGCGGCTCTACGGCGGATTTCAATACCGATTTCAATTTCGTTCCGTTCTCGACCAACGTGGACACGAACATGATGCCGCCCGTCACCAACATCACCTTTACGAACATGAATGTGCCGCCGATTTCAAATTTCGTCGCGACGAGTTGGGCCGGGGATGTGAAGATGGGTTCGCTGTTGCTCGTGCCTGACGCGCTCACGAACGCTTCGCAATTTGTCTTGCACGCTTTCTACGTCCCGCGATTCGTGCGTGAATTGCAATTCCATTATCGCGCGAATTATCCCACCGTGCCGACGCTGCTTTCGACCAACATTGGAGACCCGCTAAACGGATGGAGTCTATCTCAAACCAACGACGGCGCGGGCGGCGAATGGCTGACCATCGCCAGCCCGAACACCAACGATCCCTCGACCAGCCTGCCGTACGGCATCATGGGCGATCTCGTATCGTTTCAATTCAATCCCGAGGCCGTCACCAATGCGAGCCTGGCGTTTTCTGAATTCGACGTGGACAACACGATTTACTCCAACCTGCCGCCCAACGGCCAGACCTTCAATCTCACCAATGGCATGAACTTCATCACGAATTATCCGCCGACGCCGCCGTTCGGCACCCCCGTGCCGTGGCTGCTCAGTTATTTCCCCGGCGCGACCAACCTCACGGATTTGGAAGTCACCAATGTTAATGGCAATGGCTTGCCCGTATGGCAGGACTATATCGCCGGCCTGAACCCGCTCGACCCGAACGCGAAGTTTTTCCTGTCGCCCATCGTCTCGCCGCAAGCGGGTGTTCCCATGCTTACGTTCCCGACGGCACTCGGGCGAACCTATCGCGTGGACAGTGCTGTGGTTCCCGGCGCGTGGACGCCGCTTCTGGACGGCATCATTGGCACCGGCGGATTGATAACTATTCCGGACAATCGAAACTTGAGCGGCGTCGGCTCGCTTTATTATCGAGTCGCGGTGTCATACCATCCTTGA
- the cysS gene encoding cysteine--tRNA ligase: MALRLFNTLSRTVEEFVSSGPQVGMYCCGPTVHDSAHIGNFRTFVFADLVRRYLEFKKFDVRHVLNITDVEDKIIARVRAAKTSLREYTAKYEKAFFDDLKALNCLPPKETPRATEFIPEIISLVEKLITRGIAYKASDGSVYFSIEKYRGCGCKYGQLLKLNFDEMRVGERVKSDEYAKESVADFALWKARVPDDGDVFWPSPWGEGRPGWHIECSAMSMKLLGPSFDLHLGGEDLIFPHHEDEIAQSEGAGVQPPGQPFVKHWMHGAHLLVEGKKMSKSLGNFYVLGDLTAKGFTGREIRCLLLQAHYRETFNFTLEGLQGARTSLARIDECLAKLRDIATGAHGDAEPELLKAFAETLDEDLNISGAWGVIFEWVRETNRKLAEQKLTTVQAASALAAWNAVDSVLGIGKPAEAEIPAELTALLEQRIAARKAKDFKRADAIRDELKAKGWVIEDTPKGARLKRA; encoded by the coding sequence ATGGCTTTGAGATTGTTTAACACGCTATCGCGCACGGTGGAAGAATTCGTCTCATCTGGTCCGCAAGTCGGAATGTATTGCTGCGGCCCAACCGTCCACGACTCGGCGCACATCGGAAATTTTCGCACGTTCGTATTTGCCGACCTAGTGCGGCGTTACCTGGAATTTAAAAAATTCGACGTGCGCCACGTCCTGAACATCACCGACGTGGAAGACAAAATCATCGCCCGCGTGCGCGCCGCGAAAACTTCCCTCCGCGAATACACGGCCAAATATGAAAAAGCGTTCTTTGACGATTTGAAGGCTCTCAACTGCCTGCCGCCCAAGGAAACCCCGCGCGCCACGGAATTCATTCCTGAGATTATTTCGCTTGTGGAAAAATTGATCACGCGCGGCATCGCTTATAAAGCCTCGGACGGTTCGGTTTATTTCAGCATCGAGAAATATCGCGGCTGCGGCTGCAAATATGGCCAGTTGCTCAAATTAAATTTTGACGAAATGCGCGTCGGCGAACGCGTCAAGAGCGATGAATACGCCAAGGAGTCCGTCGCGGATTTTGCCTTGTGGAAAGCGCGCGTGCCCGATGATGGCGATGTCTTCTGGCCAAGCCCGTGGGGCGAAGGCCGCCCCGGCTGGCACATCGAGTGCAGCGCGATGAGCATGAAATTGCTCGGGCCGAGCTTCGATCTGCATCTCGGCGGCGAAGACCTGATTTTTCCGCATCACGAAGATGAGATCGCGCAAAGCGAAGGCGCGGGGGTGCAACCGCCCGGCCAGCCGTTCGTGAAACATTGGATGCACGGCGCGCACTTGCTGGTCGAAGGCAAAAAAATGAGCAAGTCGCTCGGCAATTTCTACGTGCTGGGCGACCTGACGGCCAAGGGTTTTACCGGGCGCGAAATCCGCTGCCTGCTTTTGCAGGCGCATTACCGCGAGACCTTTAATTTTACGCTCGAAGGTCTGCAAGGCGCGCGCACGTCGCTGGCGCGGATTGACGAATGCCTTGCCAAGTTGCGCGACATCGCGACCGGCGCACACGGAGATGCCGAGCCGGAATTGTTGAAAGCGTTTGCGGAAACTCTGGACGAAGACCTGAACATTTCCGGCGCGTGGGGTGTGATTTTTGAATGGGTGCGCGAAACCAATCGCAAACTCGCCGAGCAAAAATTGACCACCGTGCAAGCCGCCTCGGCATTGGCAGCGTGGAATGCGGTTGATTCGGTTTTGGGCATCGGCAAGCCAGCCGAAGCGGAAATTCCGGCGGAGCTGACGGCACTCCTCGAACAACGCATTGCCGCGCGCAAGGCAAAGGATTTCAAGCGCGCCGACGCCATTCGCGATGAACTCAAGGCCAAGGGTTGGGTCATCGAAGACACCCCTAAAGGTGCACGCCTCAAGCGAGCATAA
- a CDS encoding DUF1573 domain-containing protein has product MFLKVVLIFAASISIATAATGPLEWESPSQTNHAKADDVTARFVFKVRNISKHEVVIEDLKTSCGCTIAQLPTHPWRIAPKESTQFEAIVDLRGKYGDLFKEIDVISTNAPAKLNLEVDIALGTNTLSTEMQNRLWGQQLAAVDRQAVFKKNCVLCHLTPAFGKSGEPLFHATCGICHEAEHRATMVPDLSSLHTEIGTNYWREWITNGKPGTLMPAFTATQGGPLSDAQINSLVKYLTKAFPRPLKKSDVSASAK; this is encoded by the coding sequence ATGTTTTTGAAAGTCGTCCTCATTTTCGCGGCCTCGATTTCCATCGCGACTGCCGCCACCGGGCCGCTCGAATGGGAATCGCCAAGCCAAACGAATCATGCGAAGGCGGACGATGTCACCGCGCGCTTCGTCTTCAAAGTCCGCAATATTTCCAAACACGAAGTCGTCATAGAAGACCTCAAAACGTCCTGTGGCTGCACGATCGCGCAGTTACCGACTCATCCCTGGCGAATCGCGCCGAAGGAATCCACGCAGTTTGAGGCGATTGTGGATTTGCGCGGCAAGTATGGCGATTTGTTCAAGGAAATAGACGTCATCTCCACCAATGCGCCGGCCAAGCTGAATTTGGAAGTGGACATCGCGCTGGGCACAAACACGCTCTCGACGGAAATGCAAAATCGCCTTTGGGGCCAGCAACTCGCCGCGGTGGACCGGCAGGCGGTGTTCAAGAAAAACTGCGTCCTCTGCCATCTCACCCCCGCGTTCGGCAAATCGGGCGAACCGCTGTTTCACGCCACCTGCGGCATCTGCCACGAAGCCGAGCATCGCGCGACGATGGTTCCCGACCTCAGCTCGCTTCACACGGAAATCGGCACCAACTATTGGCGCGAATGGATCACCAACGGCAAGCCCGGCACACTCATGCCTGCGTTCACCGCCACCCAGGGCGGCCCGCTCAGCGATGCGCAAATCAATTCGCTCGTCAAATATCTCACCAAGGCGTTTCCGCGTCCCCTAAAAAAATCTGACGTTTCTGCTTCCGCGAAGTAG
- the tmk gene encoding dTMP kinase translates to MKGLLVSFEGSEGCGKSTQIAMLGNHLRALGHIVKLLREPGGTPIGEEIRHTLKHSLQNQAMTPEAELLLMNASRAQLVREAIRPALAAGEIVLCDRFYDSTTAYQGYGRGLDLHHVKTVIDFAVGDTRPALTLLFQVPLEVSQERLASRQSTLPFMRDRMEEADQAFFERVRKGYLALAAEEPGRIKLIDAVGSLEIVSAQIWEHIEPLLPPSPWRR, encoded by the coding sequence ATGAAAGGGCTACTGGTTTCATTTGAAGGTTCAGAAGGCTGCGGAAAATCCACGCAGATCGCGATGCTTGGAAATCATCTTCGCGCGCTCGGGCACATCGTGAAGCTTTTGCGCGAACCCGGCGGCACGCCCATCGGCGAGGAAATCCGCCACACGCTCAAACACAGCCTGCAAAATCAGGCCATGACTCCCGAGGCGGAGTTGCTGCTGATGAACGCGAGCCGCGCCCAGTTGGTGCGCGAAGCCATCCGCCCCGCCCTCGCCGCCGGTGAAATCGTTTTGTGTGACCGGTTTTATGATTCGACGACCGCTTATCAAGGCTACGGTCGCGGCCTCGATTTGCATCACGTCAAAACCGTGATTGATTTTGCCGTGGGCGATACTCGGCCCGCGTTGACGCTGCTATTTCAAGTCCCGCTCGAAGTCAGCCAGGAACGCCTGGCCTCGCGGCAAAGCACCCTGCCCTTCATGCGCGACCGCATGGAAGAAGCCGACCAGGCATTTTTTGAGCGCGTGAGAAAAGGCTATCTCGCCCTCGCCGCCGAAGAACCGGGACGCATCAAATTAATTGATGCCGTGGGCTCGCTTGAAATTGTCAGCGCGCAAATCTGGGAGCACATCGAGCCGCTATTGCCGCCCTCGCCCTGGCGCCGCTGA
- a CDS encoding DUF4404 family protein: MIEDTLAKIEARLQSTDALSDGKRRELQELVATLKAEVANLSQTHAEQAESIAGFTELSTHEATRDQQNPQLLKLSLTGMTSSVEEFEKSHPKLVKIVNAISTTLANLGFD, translated from the coding sequence ATGATCGAAGATACTCTCGCAAAAATTGAAGCTCGCCTGCAAAGCACCGACGCCCTCAGTGACGGCAAGCGCCGCGAACTTCAGGAGTTGGTTGCGACCCTCAAAGCGGAAGTCGCCAACCTTTCTCAAACCCACGCCGAGCAGGCCGAAAGCATCGCCGGTTTCACCGAACTTTCCACCCACGAAGCCACTCGCGACCAACAAAACCCGCAGCTTTTAAAATTGTCGCTCACGGGCATGACCTCGTCGGTTGAAGAATTCGAGAAGTCGCATCCCAAGCTGGTGAAGATCGTCAACGCCATCAGCACCACCCTTGCGAATCTTGGGTTCGATTGA
- a CDS encoding lysophospholipid acyltransferase family protein, translating to MNPVYFIGWSFYRTIFATYFRWRVYHDERVPLKGSVILAANHASFLDPPLVGSGLKRDINYLARKSLFRFPVLGWILRTVNAVPVDRDGGGAAGLKAIMDRLHDGGAIILFPEGTRTTNGELQPARSGVGLTVIKSDAPVVPVRVFGTYEAWGKGVRFPKPHRVAVKYGRPMDFSKLRAEAKACSKPRLKEIYQEVANKIMAAIANLKPGEDE from the coding sequence ATGAATCCGGTTTACTTCATCGGTTGGAGTTTTTATCGCACAATTTTCGCCACGTATTTCCGCTGGCGCGTTTATCATGATGAGCGCGTGCCATTGAAGGGGTCGGTCATTCTCGCGGCAAACCACGCGAGCTTTCTCGATCCGCCGCTGGTTGGCTCGGGACTCAAGCGCGACATCAATTATCTGGCGCGAAAATCATTGTTTCGGTTTCCCGTGCTCGGATGGATTTTGCGCACCGTCAATGCCGTGCCGGTAGATCGCGATGGCGGTGGCGCGGCGGGCCTCAAAGCCATCATGGATCGCCTGCACGACGGCGGCGCGATCATTCTTTTTCCCGAAGGCACGCGCACGACGAATGGTGAATTGCAACCGGCGCGCTCCGGCGTGGGGCTCACGGTCATCAAGTCCGATGCGCCGGTGGTTCCGGTGCGGGTGTTTGGAACCTACGAGGCCTGGGGCAAGGGCGTGCGATTTCCCAAGCCGCATCGGGTCGCGGTAAAATACGGCCGGCCGATGGATTTCTCGAAACTGCGCGCGGAAGCGAAGGCGTGTTCCAAGCCGCGGCTCAAGGAAATTTACCAGGAAGTCGCCAATAAAATCATGGCGGCCATTGCCAATCTCAAGCCGGGCGAAGACGAATGA